A single Drosophila miranda strain MSH22 chromosome XR, D.miranda_PacBio2.1, whole genome shotgun sequence DNA region contains:
- the LOC108153367 gene encoding acetylcholine receptor subunit beta-like 1 isoform X1 — MRNNCLNYPFPPTLSLSQNQPKTRFDFDSFRISNTNRYRNRTRTRTRPRTVISHVTTTQPKTTKNHQKPPSTMISPQSKTENTNEFPNRTVPNRIKNEKNQIMKSNVWLRLVWYDYQLQWDEADYGGIGVLRLPPDKVWKPDIVLFNNADGNYEVRYKSNVLIYPTGEVLWVPPAIYQSSCTIDVTYFPFDQQTCIMKFGSWTFNGDQVSLALYNNKNFVDLSDYWKSGTWDIIEVPAYLNVYDGDSTHPTETDITFYIIIRRKTLFYTVNLILPTVLISFLCVLVFYLPAEAGEKVTLGISILLSLVVFLLLVSKILPPTSLVLPLIAKYLLFTFIMNTVSILVTVIIINWNFRGPRTHRMPMYIRSVFLHYLPALLFMKRPRKTRLRWMMEMPGMSMPAHPHPSYGSPAELPKHISAIGGKQSKMEVMELSDLHHPNCKINRKVNSGAELGLGDGCRRESESSDSILLSPEASKATEAVEFIAEHLRNEDLYIQTREDWKYVAMVIDRLQLYIFFIVTTAGTVGILMDAPHIFEYVDQDRIIEIYRGK; from the exons ATGCGAAATAATTGTCTTAACTATCCCTTCCcgcccactctctctctctctcaaaaccaaccaaaaacTCGATTCGATTTCGATTCGTTTCGAATCTCCAATACAAATCGTTATCGTaatcgtactcgtactcgtactcgtcctCGTACCGTTATCTCTCACGTAACCACCACTCAACCAAAAACCACCAAAAACCACCAAAAACCACCATCAACCATGATATCACCACAATCAAAAACCGAAAATACAAACGAATTCCCGAACCGAACCGTACCGAACCGAATCAAGAATGAGAAAAATCAAATTATGAAATCAAACGTTTGGTTACGTTTGGTTTGGTACGACTACCAGCTGCAGTGGGATGAGGCCGACTACGGCGGCATCGGGGTGCTCCGTCTGCCCCCCGACAAGGTTTGGAAGCCGGACATTGTGCTCTTCAATAA CGCCGATGGCAACTACGAGGTCCGCTACAAGTCCAACGTGCTCATCTATCCCACTGGCGAGGTGCTGTGGGTGCCGCCGGCCATCTACCAGAGCTCCTGCACCATCGATGTCACCTACTTCCCCTTCGACCAGCAGACCTGCATCATGAAGTTCGGCTCGTGGACCTTCAACGGCGACCAGGTGTCGCTGGCCCTCTACAACAACAAGAACTTTGTCGATCTATCCGATTACTGGAAGTCGGGCACCTGGGACATCATCGAGGTGCCCGCGTACCTCAATGTCTACGACGGGGACAGCACCCATCCCACCGAGACGGACATCACCTTCTATATCATCATTCGGCGCAAGACCCTCTTCTACACGGTCAATTTGATCCTGCCCACGGTGCTGATTTCCTTCCTCTGTGTGCTGGTCTTCTATCTGCCAGCCGAGGCGGGCGAAAAG GTAACCCTTGGCATTAGTATTCTCCTGTCACTGGTTGTGTTCCTGTTGCTCGTGTCGAAAATTCTGCCGCCCACATCGCTGGTGCTGCCACTGATCGCCAAGTATCTGCTGTTCACCTTCATCATGAACACGGTCTCCATTCTGGTGACGGTGATCATCATCAACTGGAACTTCCGCGGTCCGCGCACCCACCGCATGCCCATGTACATACGCTCGGTGTTTCTGCACTATCTGCCGGCGCTGCTGTTCATGAAGCGTCCGAGGAAGACCCGCCTCCGCTGGATGATGGAAATGCCGGGCATGAGCATGCCCGCACACCCGCATCCCTCGTACGGCTCGCCGGCAGAGCTGCCCAAGCATATCAGCGCCATCGGTGGCAAGCAGTCCAAAATGGAGGTCATGGAGCTGTCCGACTTGCATCATCCGAACTGCAAGATCAACCGGAAGGTCAACAGCGGTGCCGAGCTGGGCCTAGGCGACGGCTGCCGTCGCGAGAGCGAGTCCTCCGACTCCATTCTGCTCTCGCCCGAGGCGAGCAAGGCCACCGAGGCGGTTGAGTTCATAGCCGAACATTTGCGCAACGAGGATCTCTACATACAG ACCCGCGAGGATTGGAAGTACGTGGCCATGGTGATCGATCGCCTGCAGTTGTACATCTTCTTTATTGTGACAACGGCCGGCACGGTTGGCATTCTCATGGATGCCCCACATATCTTCGAGTACGTCGATCAGGATCGCATCATCGAGATCTACAGGGGAAAGTAA
- the LOC108153166 gene encoding protein LLP homolog has translation MGRQNRSRKRRDEMNKIKKARYDAKELIRLKKTLGLLDADGNEIMKDIADVVEIKTSKEIKRDAKTREQQELIYEHQESLEKGQKVKVTNEKTGVEHVFNSKTLKDQYGNYPAWFKKKKTAKRLRKKQHSQTKNFKQAWTTVNVPL, from the exons atgggcagacaaaatCGCTCCCGCAAGCGTCGCGATGAAATGAACAAAATAAAGAAGGCGCGCTACGACGCCAAGGAGCTGATTCGTCTGAAGAAGACGCTGGGTCTGCTGGATGCCGATGGCAATGAGATCATGAAGGATATCGCCGATGTGGTCGAAATCAAGACTTCCAAGGAGATCAAACGG GATGCCAAGACCAgggagcagcaggagctgaTCTATGAGCACCAAGAGAGCCTGGAGAAGGGCCAGAAGGTCAAAGTTACCAACGAAAAGACTGGCGTGGAGCATGTCTTCAACAGCAAGACTCTGAAGGACCAGTATGGAAACTATCCGGCCTGGTTCAAGAAGAAGAAGACCGCCAAGCGTCTACGCAAGAAGCAGCATTCGCAGACAAAGAACTTCAAGCAGGCCTGGACCACGGTCAATGTGCCGCTCTAA
- the LOC108152772 gene encoding ras guanine nucleotide exchange factor V isoform X1 encodes MLSSLATFLFGAPATSESSNNNEVNPAQASDPCDTAIEQAPSPGDVIEVTSSTPSVAGNSSRGPVRASPNGKSRGKNRRGKQRYNQQQQQQQQQQRKQQTATITKLLTPTGETPIDEDFDEDEWYIVEKEDEEDDSLPRSDSEEELSVVEVQQQPKAATSSSSSGHGQAVSGSSRHRRQHFNSHSLYSGPRPQQQRSHLQRSRVARPLSISTLSPPRSVPPSSLADLDNVSQSLYVASPSGSDHGQGQGQGQGQGQGANVLMEESWYVTPPPCFTSIGPINMETSPFENLLIEHPSMSVYRSIRSTQEGTESFVNLDLGVAAEAPQSELVQQEAAEPEQAQAQALHEQRPHSARFDRHAAAQLKQETLARQSQKSNNKKQHQQLCRSAIKRSNKVRDFQAKSHRPRRSEMQHCKLVSGANNNRKCCF; translated from the exons ATGTTAAGCAGTCTCGCAACGTTTCTATTTGGAGCGCCAGCAACGTCCGAgtccagcaacaacaacgaagtGAATCCCGCGCAGGCCAGCGATCCCTGTGATACCGCCATCGAACAGGCCCCATCCCCGGGAGATGTAATTGAGGTGACCTCATCGACGCCATCCGTAGCGGGCAACAGCAGTCGCGGCCCGGTGCGCGCCTCCCCCAACGGCAAGAGCCGTGGCAAGAATCGCCGTGGCAAGCAGAGATAcaaccagcaacagcagcagcagcagcagcagcagaggaagcAGCAGACTGCGACGATAACGAAGCTACTAACACCCACTGGTGAGACCCCCATTGACGAGGACTTTGACGAGGACGAATGGTATATTGTAGAGAAGGAGG ACGAGGAGGACGACTCTCTGCCACGCAGCGACTCCGAGGAGGAGCTCTCCGTTGTCGAGGTCCAGCAGCAGCCGAAGGCCGcaacctcctcctcctcctccggcCATGGCCAGGCGGTATCGGGGTCATCGCGCCATCGGCGCCAGCACTTCAATTCGCATTCCCTTTACAGCGGTCCGcggccgcagcagcagcgcagcCACTTGCAGCGGTCCCGCGTGGCCCGTCCGCTGAGCATCTCCACCCTGAGCCCGCCCAGAAGTGTGCCCCCCAGCAGCCTGGCGGACCTTGACAATGTCAGCCAGTCGCTGTACGTGGCCTCGCCAAGCGGCAGCGACCacggccagggccagggccagggtcAGGGTCAGGGTCAGGGTGCGAACGTGCTGATGGAGGAGTCCTGGTACGTAACACCGCCACCATGCTTCACCTCGATTGGGCCAATCAATATGGAAACTTCACCATTTGAGAATCTATTGATTGAGCATCCAAG CATGTCTGTTTATCGTAGTATTAGGTCCACCCAGGAGGGCACCGAAAGTTTTGTAAATCTTGATCTCGGGGTGGCAGCGGAGGCGCCACAATCGGAGCTGGTTCAGCAGGAGGCAGCCGAGCCGGagcaggcccaggcccaggccctcCACGAGCAGCGTCCGCATAGCGCTCGCTTCGATCGCCATGCGGCGGCCCAATTGAAGCAGGAGACTCTGGCACGCCAAAGCCAGAAG AGCAACAACAAgaagcagcatcagcagctgTGCCGCAGCGCCATCAAGCGGTCCAACAAGGTGCGCGATTTCCAGGCCAAGTCCCATCGCCCACGCCGCTCGGAGATGCAGCACTGCAAGCTGGTCAGTGGCGCCAACAACAACCGCAAGTGCTGCTTCTaa
- the LOC108152772 gene encoding transcription activator MSS11 isoform X2, whose product MLSSLATFLFGAPATSESSNNNEVNPAQASDPCDTAIEQAPSPGDVIEVTSSTPSVAGNSSRGPVRASPNGKSRGKNRRGKQRYNQQQQQQQQQQRKQQTATITKLLTPTGETPIDEDFDEDEWYIVEKEDEEDDSLPRSDSEEELSVVEVQQQPKAATSSSSSGHGQAVSGSSRHRRQHFNSHSLYSGPRPQQQRSHLQRSRVARPLSISTLSPPRSVPPSSLADLDNVSQSLYVASPSGSDHGQGQGQGQGQGQGANVLMEESCMSVYRSIRSTQEGTESFVNLDLGVAAEAPQSELVQQEAAEPEQAQAQALHEQRPHSARFDRHAAAQLKQETLARQSQKSNNKKQHQQLCRSAIKRSNKVRDFQAKSHRPRRSEMQHCKLVSGANNNRKCCF is encoded by the exons ATGTTAAGCAGTCTCGCAACGTTTCTATTTGGAGCGCCAGCAACGTCCGAgtccagcaacaacaacgaagtGAATCCCGCGCAGGCCAGCGATCCCTGTGATACCGCCATCGAACAGGCCCCATCCCCGGGAGATGTAATTGAGGTGACCTCATCGACGCCATCCGTAGCGGGCAACAGCAGTCGCGGCCCGGTGCGCGCCTCCCCCAACGGCAAGAGCCGTGGCAAGAATCGCCGTGGCAAGCAGAGATAcaaccagcaacagcagcagcagcagcagcagcagaggaagcAGCAGACTGCGACGATAACGAAGCTACTAACACCCACTGGTGAGACCCCCATTGACGAGGACTTTGACGAGGACGAATGGTATATTGTAGAGAAGGAGG ACGAGGAGGACGACTCTCTGCCACGCAGCGACTCCGAGGAGGAGCTCTCCGTTGTCGAGGTCCAGCAGCAGCCGAAGGCCGcaacctcctcctcctcctccggcCATGGCCAGGCGGTATCGGGGTCATCGCGCCATCGGCGCCAGCACTTCAATTCGCATTCCCTTTACAGCGGTCCGcggccgcagcagcagcgcagcCACTTGCAGCGGTCCCGCGTGGCCCGTCCGCTGAGCATCTCCACCCTGAGCCCGCCCAGAAGTGTGCCCCCCAGCAGCCTGGCGGACCTTGACAATGTCAGCCAGTCGCTGTACGTGGCCTCGCCAAGCGGCAGCGACCacggccagggccagggccagggtcAGGGTCAGGGTCAGGGTGCGAACGTGCTGATGGAGGAGTCCTG CATGTCTGTTTATCGTAGTATTAGGTCCACCCAGGAGGGCACCGAAAGTTTTGTAAATCTTGATCTCGGGGTGGCAGCGGAGGCGCCACAATCGGAGCTGGTTCAGCAGGAGGCAGCCGAGCCGGagcaggcccaggcccaggccctcCACGAGCAGCGTCCGCATAGCGCTCGCTTCGATCGCCATGCGGCGGCCCAATTGAAGCAGGAGACTCTGGCACGCCAAAGCCAGAAG AGCAACAACAAgaagcagcatcagcagctgTGCCGCAGCGCCATCAAGCGGTCCAACAAGGTGCGCGATTTCCAGGCCAAGTCCCATCGCCCACGCCGCTCGGAGATGCAGCACTGCAAGCTGGTCAGTGGCGCCAACAACAACCGCAAGTGCTGCTTCTaa
- the LOC108153165 gene encoding syntaxin-17: protein MTGDQKLPLKQAEVSVQRFQDTAVPHHLGLLKNHRSNIEKSLALGDWQKIKREELNAMRVIKQIKNLLLEMDALREKVREEDLERFDELMRPGKEKAFAGMKYFAELQLKSPTSTLGSQYDEEQEDNQLQHADIGNLQAHQHMPQLQVNFQLEEHQLAQRQACLDQMENLQQEISDLHGMFNGMRQLTAEQSVAVQNIADNAEEALENVQAGERSLRSALTYKKAMYPVMGALLGTCVGGPIGMVAGLKAGGLAAVGCGILGFTGGSVLKANPNVMHGNIEEQQAETDGDTTSERLELKEKPE from the exons ATGACTGGCGACCAGAAGCTGCCACTGAAGCAGGCCGAGGTGTCGGTGCAGCGATTCCAAGATACGGCCGTGCCCCACCATCTGGGCCTGCTGAAGAACCACCGCAGCAACATCGAGAAGAGCCTGGCCCTAGGCGACTGGCAGAAGATCAAGCGGGAGGAGCTCAACGCCATGCGCGTCATCAAGCAAATCAAGAATCTCTTGCTCGAAATGGACGCGCTGCGGGAGAAGGTGCGCGAGGAGGACCTGGAGCGCTTCGACGAACTGATGCGTCCGGGCAAGGAGAAGGCCTTCGCAGGCATGAAATACTTTGCGG AACTGCAGCTCAAATCTCCCACCTCAACGCTGGGCTCGCAGTACGATGAGGAGCAGGaagacaatcagctgcagcacGCGGACATTGGCAATTTGCAAGCCCACCAACACATGCCCCAGCTGCAGGTCAACTTCCAGCTGGAGGAGCATCAACTGGCCCAGCGGCAGGCCTGTCTCGACCAAATGGAGAATCTTCAGCAGGAAATCTCCGACTTGCATGGCATGTTCAACGGCATGCGACAGCTGACTGCCGAGCAGTCTGTGGCTGTTCAGAACATAGCCGACAACGCCGAGGAGGCTCTGGAGAACGTGCAGGCAGGCGAACGGTCGCTGCGCTCTGCCCTGACCTACAAGAAGGCCATGTACCCGGTGATGGGTGCTCTGCTGGGCACCTGTGTGGGCGGACCCATCGGCATGGTGGCTGGTCTGAAGGCTGGCGGACTGGCCGCCGTTGGATGTGGCATACTCGGCTTCACAGGCGGCTCTGTGCTGAAGGCCAATCCGAATGTAATGCACGGGAACATTGAGGAGCAGCAGGCCGAGACCGATGGCGACACAACGTCCGAGAGACTGGAACTGAAGGAGAAGCCTGAATGA
- the LOC108153750 gene encoding extensin — MRCLLPLVAALLVAAGVHADVSHLDTDLQEDGYHYKQPSVPFPPPGSGNEIDDSGIGPGPAPSAPGPSYGPPQTQPPPPPRPQPTAPAPSYGPPQTQPPRPQPQPTQPAPSYGPPQTQPPPPPPPRPQPTQPAPSYGPPQKQPPRPQPQPQPQPQPTQPAPSYGPPQTQPPPPPRPQPPSPQPGPEYLPPDQPKPRPTPPRPQPPPPRPQPQPKPEYGPPSRPQPQPQPTPGYGPPPRPQPQPQPQPQPTPGYGPPPRPQPQPQPQPQPTPGYGPPPRPQPQPQPQPQPTPGYGPPPSPPGPAPTAPAPSYGPPQTQPPRPQPPRPQPPRPQPPQPQPQPGSEYLPPQGENEVTPSQPQPTAPVPDYNPPPGPTYQPRPPAPPAPPAPTYQPRPPAPPAPPAPPAPTYQPRPPAPPAPPTQEYGPPPTSPGEEEAGSLGPDGYNYNKPAKPFTF, encoded by the exons ATG CGCTGTCTCCTGCCCCTGGTGGCCGCGCTGCTCGTCGCGGCCGGCGTCCACGCGGATGTCTCCCACCTGGACACGGATCTGCAAGAGGACGGCTACCACTACAAGCAGCCATCGGTGCCCTTCCCACCGCCTGGCTCCGGCAATGAGATCGACGATTCGGGCATAGGACCGGGTCCAGCTCCTTCGGCGCCAGGACCCTCCTATGGACCGCCTCAGACGCAGCCACCGCCGCCACCTCGTCCTCAGCCCACAGCACCGGCTCCTTCGTACGGCCCGCCTCAGACCCAGCCGCCACGCCCTCAGCCGCAGCCCACACAGCCAGCGCCCTCGTATGGGCCTCCCCAGACGCagccacctccacctccaccaccGCGTCCTCAGCCCACACAACCAGCTCCATCCTATGGTCCTCCACAGAAACAGCCGCCACGCCCACAGCCCCAGCCTCAACCGCAGCCGCAGCCCACTCAGCCAGCGCCGTCTTACGGACCTCCCCAGACGCagccgccaccaccaccacgcCCACAGCCCCCATCCCCACAGCCTGGACCGGAGTACCTGCCTCCTGATCAGCCCAAGCCTCGTCCCACACCACCGCGCCCACAGCCACCACCGCCAAGACCACAGCCCCAGCCCAAACCTGAATATGGGCCCCCATCAaggccgcagccgcagccacagccCACTCCCGGATATGGACCACCACCAaggccgcagccgcagccacagccTCAGCCGCAACCCACTCCCGGATACGGACCACCACCAaggccgcagccgcagccacagccTCAGCCGCAACCCACTCCCGGATACGGACCACCACCAAGGCCGCAGCcacagcctcagcctcagccacaGCCCACTCCCGGATACGGGCCGCCACCATCCCCGCCGGGACCAGCTCccacagctccagctccatctTATGGGCCACCACAAACGCAGCCACCTCGTCCACAACCACCACGCCCACAGCCGCCACGCCCACAACCtcctcagcctcagccacaGCCTGGATCTGAGTATCTACCCCCACAGGGAGAGAATGAGGTGACGCCTTCACAGCCCCAGCCAACGGCTCCAGTTCCGGACTATAACCCACCACCCGGCCCTACTTACCAGCCACGCCCACCTGCACCGCCCGCACCACCTGCACCCACATATCAGCCACGCCCACCTGCACCACCCGCACCACCCGCCCCGCCAGCACCCACATATCAGCCCCGTCCTCCAGCACCGCCCGCACCACCCACTCAGGAGTACGGACCACCGCCAACCAGCCCCGGAGAGGAGGAGGCGGGCTCCCTGGGACCCGATGgctacaactacaacaaacCTGCCAAGCCGTTCACCTTCTAG
- the LOC108152771 gene encoding uncharacterized protein LOC108152771: MKMCRLPMQPLLLGLWLLLLIEVQQPISGLEQSTDYSVVSKTAAVATTTSAPPHTVAPPLRSFKGRIQTTTPTSRTATGTRPLATGAEAQQELVGISSKSYISGPTTQASKLSKRAGLAGPKKFPKDVRNRSSVAVERNKLHHDVPDHVPDSSGYIPHRIGHPVHLDYGSTGVDSSGAPTGSAGYHAPPYEGNKWHEEYWDQEYAGHQFLHNSTRVQHIEAECQDDYMKIRIGFNGSFSGLLYSAGYAYDPDCMYINGSGRDYYEFYIQLNRCGTLGKNSLQEESRKNPTNFMWNTVTVQYNPLIEEEYDEHFKVTCEYGYDFWKTVTFPFLDVEVATGNPVVFTLSPPECYMEIQNGYGIGGPRVTGPVRVGDPLTLIIYMRSKYDGFDIVVNDCYAHNGANKRIQLIDQHGCPVDDKLISRFRGSWSDAGVYETQVYAYMKTFRFTGSPALYIECDVRMCHGRCPSQPCHWRNLKAVTKRDTSNMTATNLSLPPLSVDGDAATATTESPSTQTSLSENVNLFQSLRVLQEGENDGDDVYAHRQTKPPGPHQTCLKTSTFSALTAAGSALLCVLTVTLFIACSRLKRRKESTLYDSYIAHKGQID, encoded by the exons ATGAAGATGTGCAGATTGCCGATGCAACCGCTGCTGTTGGGgctctggctgctgctgctgattgaAGTGCAG caacCCATCAGCGGCCTGGAACAGAGTACAGACTACTCGGTGGTGAGCAAAACGGCTGCAGTGGCCACCACCACATCGGCTCCTCCACACACGGTGGCGCCACCTCTACGCAGCTTCAAGGGCCGCATTCAGACCACGACTCCAACGTCCAGAACAGCGACTGGGACTCGCCCTCTGGCCACTGGAGCGGAGGCGCAGCAGGAGCTGGTGGGCATCTCCTCCAAATCGTATATTTCGGGACCCACCACACAGGCCTCGAAGCTGTCCAAGCGCGCCGGCCTGGCCGGCCCCAAAAAGTTCCCCAAGGACGTCCGCAACCGCAGCAGCGTCGCCGTGGAGCGCAACAAGCTGCATCATGATGTGCCCGACCATGTACCGGACTCCTCTGGCTATATACCGCATCGCATTGGACATCCTGTTCACCTGGACTATGGGTCCACGGGCGTAGATTCTAGTGGAGCTCCGACAGGAAGTGCCGGCTATCATGCGCCGCCCTATGAGGGCAACAAATGGCACGAGGAGTACTGGGATCAGGAATACGCGGGTCATCAGTTTCTCCACAACAGCACTAGAGTGCAAC ACATTGAAGCGGAGTGCCAGGACGACTACATGAAAATACGCATTGGCTTTAATGGCTCCTTCAGTGGACTGCTCTACTCTGCGGGCTATGCCTACGATCCGGACTGCATGTACATCAATGGCTCGGGTCGGGACTATTACGAGTTCTACATTCAATTGAATCGTTGTGGCACACTGGGCAAGAACTCCCTGCAGGAGGAGAGTCGCAAGAATCCAACA AACTTTATGTGGAACACGGTGACGGTACAATATAATCCACTGATTGAGGAGGAGTACGATGAGCACTTTAAGGTCACGTGCGAGTATGGCTACGACTTCTGGAAGACGGTGACGTTTCCCTTTCTAGATGTGGA GGTGGCCACTGGCAATCCTGTGGTCTTCACACTGAGTCCACCCGAATGCTATATGGAAATCCAGAATGGCTACGGCATTGGTGGACCCCGCGTGACGGGGCCGGTGCGAGTGGGCGATCCCCTGACCCTGATCATCTACATGAGGAGCAAGTACG ATGGCTTTGACATTGTGGTCAACGATTGCTACGCACACAATGGCGCCAACAAGCGGATACAGCTCATCGATCAGCATGGCTGTCCGGTAGATGACAAGCTCATCTCACGCTTCAGGGGCTCCTGGTCCGATGCGGGCGTCTACGAGACACAGGTGTATGCGTACATGAAAACCTTTCGGTTCACTGGCTCCCCAGCCCTCTACATTGAGTGTGACGTCCGCATGTGCCACGGACGTTGTCCG AGTCAGCCCTGTCATTGGCGCAACCTGAAGGCGGTCACTAAGCGCGACACCTCCAACATGACGGCCACgaatctctctctccctccatTGTCCGTCGATGGAgacgccgccaccgccaccacgGAGAGTCCCTCCACGCAGACTTCGCTCTCGGAGAACGTGAACCTGTTCCAGTCGCTGCGCGTGCTGCAGGAGGGTGAAAACGATGGCGATGATGTCTATGCCCATCGCCAGACAAAGCCCCCAGGGCCGCACCAGACCTGCCTGAAGACCTCGACCTTCTCAGCGCTGACCGCCGCTGGCTCAGCCCTGCTTTGTGTGCTGACGGTGACGCTATTCATTGCCTGCTCGCGGCTGAAGCGGCGCAAGGAGTCGACGCTCTACGACTCCTACATAGCGCACAAAGGTCAAATCGATTGA
- the LOC108153367 gene encoding acetylcholine receptor subunit beta-like 1 isoform X2 — protein sequence MDCTSKSRSWLLYGILGLLAIAAVSASEDEERLVRDLFRGYNKLIRPVQNMTQKVGVRFGLAFVQLINVNEKNQIMKSNVWLRLVWYDYQLQWDEADYGGIGVLRLPPDKVWKPDIVLFNNADGNYEVRYKSNVLIYPTGEVLWVPPAIYQSSCTIDVTYFPFDQQTCIMKFGSWTFNGDQVSLALYNNKNFVDLSDYWKSGTWDIIEVPAYLNVYDGDSTHPTETDITFYIIIRRKTLFYTVNLILPTVLISFLCVLVFYLPAEAGEKVTLGISILLSLVVFLLLVSKILPPTSLVLPLIAKYLLFTFIMNTVSILVTVIIINWNFRGPRTHRMPMYIRSVFLHYLPALLFMKRPRKTRLRWMMEMPGMSMPAHPHPSYGSPAELPKHISAIGGKQSKMEVMELSDLHHPNCKINRKVNSGAELGLGDGCRRESESSDSILLSPEASKATEAVEFIAEHLRNEDLYIQTREDWKYVAMVIDRLQLYIFFIVTTAGTVGILMDAPHIFEYVDQDRIIEIYRGK from the exons ATGGATTGCACCAGCAAAAGCAGATCATGGCTGCTCTACGGCATCCTGGGGCTCCTGGCCATTGCCGCAG TCAGTGCATCCGAAGATGAAGAGCGCCTGGTGCGTGACCTCTTTCGAGGCTACAATAAACTCATACGACCCGTACAGAATATGACACAAAAAGTTGGAGTAAGATTTGGTTTGGCGTTCGTACAGCTAATCAATGTC AATGAGAAAAATCAAATTATGAAATCAAACGTTTGGTTACGTTTGGTTTGGTACGACTACCAGCTGCAGTGGGATGAGGCCGACTACGGCGGCATCGGGGTGCTCCGTCTGCCCCCCGACAAGGTTTGGAAGCCGGACATTGTGCTCTTCAATAA CGCCGATGGCAACTACGAGGTCCGCTACAAGTCCAACGTGCTCATCTATCCCACTGGCGAGGTGCTGTGGGTGCCGCCGGCCATCTACCAGAGCTCCTGCACCATCGATGTCACCTACTTCCCCTTCGACCAGCAGACCTGCATCATGAAGTTCGGCTCGTGGACCTTCAACGGCGACCAGGTGTCGCTGGCCCTCTACAACAACAAGAACTTTGTCGATCTATCCGATTACTGGAAGTCGGGCACCTGGGACATCATCGAGGTGCCCGCGTACCTCAATGTCTACGACGGGGACAGCACCCATCCCACCGAGACGGACATCACCTTCTATATCATCATTCGGCGCAAGACCCTCTTCTACACGGTCAATTTGATCCTGCCCACGGTGCTGATTTCCTTCCTCTGTGTGCTGGTCTTCTATCTGCCAGCCGAGGCGGGCGAAAAG GTAACCCTTGGCATTAGTATTCTCCTGTCACTGGTTGTGTTCCTGTTGCTCGTGTCGAAAATTCTGCCGCCCACATCGCTGGTGCTGCCACTGATCGCCAAGTATCTGCTGTTCACCTTCATCATGAACACGGTCTCCATTCTGGTGACGGTGATCATCATCAACTGGAACTTCCGCGGTCCGCGCACCCACCGCATGCCCATGTACATACGCTCGGTGTTTCTGCACTATCTGCCGGCGCTGCTGTTCATGAAGCGTCCGAGGAAGACCCGCCTCCGCTGGATGATGGAAATGCCGGGCATGAGCATGCCCGCACACCCGCATCCCTCGTACGGCTCGCCGGCAGAGCTGCCCAAGCATATCAGCGCCATCGGTGGCAAGCAGTCCAAAATGGAGGTCATGGAGCTGTCCGACTTGCATCATCCGAACTGCAAGATCAACCGGAAGGTCAACAGCGGTGCCGAGCTGGGCCTAGGCGACGGCTGCCGTCGCGAGAGCGAGTCCTCCGACTCCATTCTGCTCTCGCCCGAGGCGAGCAAGGCCACCGAGGCGGTTGAGTTCATAGCCGAACATTTGCGCAACGAGGATCTCTACATACAG ACCCGCGAGGATTGGAAGTACGTGGCCATGGTGATCGATCGCCTGCAGTTGTACATCTTCTTTATTGTGACAACGGCCGGCACGGTTGGCATTCTCATGGATGCCCCACATATCTTCGAGTACGTCGATCAGGATCGCATCATCGAGATCTACAGGGGAAAGTAA